The genomic segment TTTTGTGCGCGGCCTTGAACTCTCGCACCACGCTCCGCAGGAGCTGCCGGCCGCCGAGGTCCAGGCCCTCGGTCGGCTCGTCCAGAATGAGCAGCTCCGGGTCGTTAATGAGCGCCTGTGCCAGCCCGAGGCGCTGGACCATGCCCTTGCTGAACCGCGCGATCGGTTCGCTCCGCCGGTCCGCGAGGCCCACGCGGGCGAGCAGCTCGTCGACGCGTTCGGACACGCGGGCCGTGGGCAGATCGGAGAGCCCGCCGTAGAACCCGAGCAGCTCGCCGGCCGAGAGGTAGCGCGGGAACGCGTGGTTCTCGTGCATGTACCCGATGCGGCCGAGGGTCCGGCGGTCGCCCAGCGGCGCGCCGAGCCGGGCGATCGTCCCGGACGTGGGGGCCGCGAGCGAGAGCAGGAGCTTCACGAGCGTGGTCTTCCCGGCCCGGTTCGGGCCGAGCAGCCCGAACACCCCGCCGGTCGGTACCGTGAGGGTCACGCCGCGGAGCGCGGGCACGCCGGCGCCGCGCCCGAACGGCCCGGTCCGGTACGTCTTGACGACCTGATCAAACGCCGCGGCGTCGGCCACCGGTGGACTCCCGTTGTGCCTCGCGACCTGTCGCCCACAAAGCCGGGCTTCACGGCCGCTGCCTGTGTGCCTCGCGACCTGTCGCCCACAAAGCCGGGCTTCACGGCCGCTGCCTGTGTGCCTCGCGACCTGTCGCCCGCAAAGCCGGGCTTCACGGCCGCTCCACGTTGTCTGCGATTAGCGGCTGCTTCCGAAAAGTAACATAGCTCACACGCGGGTGAAAAAGCCGCGCCGGAACGAAAAAAGCCCCGGTCGCGGGTGCGACCGGGGCGTGGGAAATAGTACAGACCGTCACTGAATCAGAGTCACAGACAGACCGCTCTGGAAAATGTTCTGCATACACGTCTTCAGCAAGGAGATCCGGGTCTCGTACGGCCCGGTGATGATCTGGTTGGAGTTGATCGTCGTTGCGGTCGAGGACCCCGTGTTCCCGGCGGCCGCGATGTTCGCCAGGAACTGGAGGGCCGTCGGGCGGAAGGTCGCGTTGGGGGCGGCGACCGGGTCGAACAGGTCGCCGAACGCGATCGGGTAGACGCGGACCGGCGCGTTCGGCAGGCTCAGGCCGCTGTTCGTTCCACTGCTACTGGTCGATGCCAACTGTTGGTTCATTTGCGTGACCACGTCGATCGCGGGTTGCGTACACGCTTGGGCTCCGGTGCTGGTGCCGGTGTCGGAGGTGAAGTTGGAGTAGTACGTGTTGTACCCCGCCTTGGTGAGCGTGTAATTGGCGTAGGCGTTCGGCACCCCGTCCGTTTCGAAGATGACGAGTTTCGACGCCCCGCGGCGGGGCGCGCCGTAAGTGGCGGCCGGGAGCGACGCCGACCCGCAGAGCAGGTTGAACGCGACCGCCAGGCCGCTGTTCGGGTTCGTCCCGCCGTTGGCGTTGGGGATCTCGCCCTCGGCCACGCTGCTGAAGCTCGTGTTGTACGGCCGCTCTTCGGTCGTGACGTTGCCGGAGTTGATCCCGCTGAGGAGCGATTTCGGGTAGAACAGGGCGTTCTGGAGGGCCGTGTAGTTCTGGCTCGTACCGACGCGCGGGACCTGATAGTTGGTCGAGTTCGAGGCGAACATCGTCATCCCCATGAAGTCGTTCGGGTGGTTCGCCTGCACGTCCGCGATCACCGAGTTCATGCCGGCCTTGAGCTGCCAGCACTGGGCCTCGGAGACCGTCCCGGCCATCCAGTTGCTCGACTGGGGCCCGCCCTGCGTCGAGTCCTGCAAGAAGTTCATCAGGCTCAGCGGGCCGAACCAGAAGTGCAGCCGGGGGCGGAGCGGGCTGTCCGCGTAGTTCATGTACGGGGTGACGCTCGTCCAGTTGAGGTTCAGCGCCCACGGGTTCAGGTTGCTGGCGTACACGCTCTGGGAGAACCCGGCCGGGCTGTCACCGACCCCGTACAGGTACCCAGCCGAGGTGTAGTTGTTGGTGTCGACCTTGGTGCCGAAAACGAAGTCGATGTACTTCCTCCAGAACACCTTGTCGAGAACCTGTTGGGCGGTCCCGGTGCCGGTGTTGACGTCGTCCGGAATGGACGAATAGTACAGGATGCGCCCCGCCCGCAGGTTCGGCGGCAGCACCTGCGGGCCGGTCTTGAGCCACTTGAGGACGGCCGCGTAGTTGATCGTGTAGCCGGACCCGGCGAGCGCCTGGCCGCTCCCCGTGTTAAACAGCGAGGCGTCGACGCCCGCGGTCGCGGTGGCGCTGCTCACGCCGGGGGTGACCGTCCAGGACGTGCCGCTGCTGTTCAGGAAGAACCGCCGCCGCCAGTCGCACAGCCAGTTCCCGTTCGTGTCCTTCGGGATGACGGGGTTCGACGCGGTGTTCGGGCTGGTCGGGTCCGGGGTGCCGGTGCCGCCGCCCCAGCGCGGGTCGGGCGGCCACATGAAGAACGTCTTGCCCCAGTACCCCGGCCCCATCGAGAAGCCCTGGAACTTGTCCGCCGCGGCCACCTGCGTGCTGAAGCTCCCGGGGTCGCCCGGCTTCTCGCTGTTGGAGTTCGTCTTCCAGGTGCGGTACGCCTTCACGTCCAGATCGTACCCGTTGGTCTCCCAGACGGTGTCGCGGAACTTGTCCACGGTGGTGATGGTCGTGGTGCCGCTGGTGCCGCCCCGGACGTTCGAGCCGCTCACGTTGTACCCGAGCAGCTCGATCGCGGTGGCCGCCGCTTTGGTCGAGCTGGCGCCGGTGGCCCACGTGGTGTCGGTCTTGTTGATCGAGCCGTCGGCGCGGCGGTACCGGTCCCCGACGTAGGTGATCGCCGGGGAGGTCGAGTCGGTCATCGTCTGGAACGAGTACGGCGCCGGGGTCGGCCCCTTCGGGGTCGCTTCGGTCCCGATGTGGTACGCGTTGTACCCCGTGAAGTCGTAGGTCGTGGGGACGTAGTTGGTCGAGTCGCCGCCGCTCTCCGGCGGGCTCCAGCGGTGGAACGCGTTCAGCAGGGACGACGTGGTGCTGGTCACCGGGTACGCGGACGTCGAGGGCGCGGTCGCGTTCGCCGGGTCCCACACGAAGGTGCGCACGATGGGCGGGCCCCCCGGCGTCGCCATCGTGAAATTGTTGCGCGAGATCACCTGGCCGTTGCTGTCGTACTGGTTCGCCGTCGCGACCAGGTTCGAGGTGACGAGCCCGTAGTGGCCGAAGGAGGGGACCATCGGGTCCGGGTTCAGCGAGACGTTGTTGTAATTGAACGTCGAGGCGTAGGCCATCGACCCGGTCATGTCGAGGACGAACGCGACGTCGCGCGGCTTGTACACCGCCACCGCCTGCGCGCCGGTCGGCATGCTCGTCACGCCCAGCACGTTCATGAAGTAGGTCGGCTGGGTGGAACTCAGCGTGGTCCGGATGGCCGTCCACGACCCGCTGGGCGGGGTGACGGTCTGGCTCGAGGTGACGTCGTTCCAGGTGGACACGCCGAACGTCTGGCTCGTCGTGTTGTAGAGGTACTGTCCGACCTCGATCTTCTGGAACTGGGCGGTCGTGAACTTGGCCGACAGGTTCACGTTGCTCGTCACCGTGGTCTTGGCGTTGGTGACGGCCGGGGCCAGGTTGTTGTTCGTCGATCCGGGGTTGTTGTTGAGCGTCCGGCACGCGGTCAGGGCCGCGGCGTCGGCCGCGTTCTGGCACTGGGTCCGGGAGACGGCGAGCATGCCGAGGTCCACGGCCAGGGCCACGAACGCGAACAGGCTGATCACCGACACGGCCATGAGCGGGAGCATCGACCCGCGCCGCCGGCGGCGGGAGCTACGCGTCATCATCGGACGACTCCTGGAGTTTCGACTGGGCGCATCGAACGCGAGTGTTTTTCGTTGGGGCGGTTAGCCTTCGCAGCTCGCCGTCCCGGTGACGGTCAGCGGCACGGTCGAGGGCATGAACAGGAGCGACGGCGCGATCGACGTGTAGGTCCCGGTGAGCGTCACGGCGATCAGGTTGGGGAACGAGGTGTTGTTCCACGACGTGGCGTTCGGGTCGGCCCGGATGACCGGCGGCGACAGCGCCAGGCCGGTCGGGTCCACCGCGTACACCGTGACCGAATACTGGTACCCGCCGATCTGGTACACGGCCGGCGGCGGCGTCAGCGACACGGTCCCCGCACCCATCCGGGCGTTCGTGTAGCTCGTGACGTTCGTATACACGTTCCCGGCCGA from the Frigoriglobus tundricola genome contains:
- a CDS encoding ABC transporter ATP-binding protein, with the translated sequence MADAAAFDQVVKTYRTGPFGRGAGVPALRGVTLTVPTGGVFGLLGPNRAGKTTLVKLLLSLAAPTSGTIARLGAPLGDRRTLGRIGYMHENHAFPRYLSAGELLGFYGGLSDLPTARVSERVDELLARVGLADRRSEPIARFSKGMVQRLGLAQALINDPELLILDEPTEGLDLGGRQLLRSVVREFKAAHKTVLLVSHVLPEVEELCDTLAVIVAGRLVHTGTVAALVRDPRTGEKRSLESALKPIYEKGQAA
- a CDS encoding pilus assembly protein TadG-related protein; the encoded protein is MMTRSSRRRRRGSMLPLMAVSVISLFAFVALAVDLGMLAVSRTQCQNAADAAALTACRTLNNNPGSTNNNLAPAVTNAKTTVTSNVNLSAKFTTAQFQKIEVGQYLYNTTSQTFGVSTWNDVTSSQTVTPPSGSWTAIRTTLSSTQPTYFMNVLGVTSMPTGAQAVAVYKPRDVAFVLDMTGSMAYASTFNYNNVSLNPDPMVPSFGHYGLVTSNLVATANQYDSNGQVISRNNFTMATPGGPPIVRTFVWDPANATAPSTSAYPVTSTTSSLLNAFHRWSPPESGGDSTNYVPTTYDFTGYNAYHIGTEATPKGPTPAPYSFQTMTDSTSPAITYVGDRYRRADGSINKTDTTWATGASSTKAAATAIELLGYNVSGSNVRGGTSGTTTITTVDKFRDTVWETNGYDLDVKAYRTWKTNSNSEKPGDPGSFSTQVAAADKFQGFSMGPGYWGKTFFMWPPDPRWGGGTGTPDPTSPNTASNPVIPKDTNGNWLCDWRRRFFLNSSGTSWTVTPGVSSATATAGVDASLFNTGSGQALAGSGYTINYAAVLKWLKTGPQVLPPNLRAGRILYYSSIPDDVNTGTGTAQQVLDKVFWRKYIDFVFGTKVDTNNYTSAGYLYGVGDSPAGFSQSVYASNLNPWALNLNWTSVTPYMNYADSPLRPRLHFWFGPLSLMNFLQDSTQGGPQSSNWMAGTVSEAQCWQLKAGMNSVIADVQANHPNDFMGMTMFASNSTNYQVPRVGTSQNYTALQNALFYPKSLLSGINSGNVTTEERPYNTSFSSVAEGEIPNANGGTNPNSGLAVAFNLLCGSASLPAATYGAPRRGASKLVIFETDGVPNAYANYTLTKAGYNTYYSNFTSDTGTSTGAQACTQPAIDVVTQMNQQLASTSSSGTNSGLSLPNAPVRVYPIAFGDLFDPVAAPNATFRPTALQFLANIAAAGNTGSSTATTINSNQIITGPYETRISLLKTCMQNIFQSGLSVTLIQ
- a CDS encoding TadE/TadG family type IV pilus assembly protein, with the translated sequence MLRPTLGHRSRPAPARRGMTTVETALVLTVFCMLLFGIFEYTRFLFVLQMTNNAARDGARYAAVNVSMPSTFDTTDYTDSAGNVYTNVTSYTNARMGAGTVSLTPPPAVYQIGGYQYSVTVYAVDPTGLALSPPVIRADPNATSWNNTSFPNLIAVTLTGTYTSIAPSLLFMPSTVPLTVTGTASCEG